In one Plutella xylostella chromosome 20, ilPluXylo3.1, whole genome shotgun sequence genomic region, the following are encoded:
- the LOC105385340 gene encoding RNA-binding protein pno1, with the protein METDNINVNDFLPAKNPIKLKNVKRRAVSESGDTMEVEEHNGIQGKAKHTRPRAKRSKKNAEPNESKVNMRKIPVPAHRYTPLKESWLKIFTPIVEHLLLQVRFNTKTRNVEIKVGPETKDIANLQKAADFIKAFIYGFEVEDALALLRLDDLFVESFEIKDVKTLNGDHLGRAIGRLAGKAGRTKFTIENVTKTRIVLADSKIHILGSYQNIALARRAICNLIMGSPPSKVYGNLRNVANRVAERF; encoded by the exons ATGGAGACAGACAATATCAATGTGAACGATTTTCTTCCCGCTAAGAACCCTATTAAGCTGAAAAATGTGAAGAGAAGGGCGGTTTCCGAGTCGGGAGACACCATGGAGGTGGAAGAACACAACGGCATCCAGGGCAAGGCTAAACACACTCGTCCAAGGGCTAAGAGGTCTAAGAAGAATGCTGAGCCCAACGAGAGCAAGGTCAACATGAGGAAAATACCAGTTCCCGCACACAG ATACACACCTTTAAAAGAGAGCTGGTTAAAGATATTCACGCCAATAGTGGAACACCTTCTGCTGCAAGTACGCTTCAACACAAAAACTCGTAACGTCGAGATCAAAGTCGGACCTGAAACTAAAGATATAGCTAACTTACAAAAGGCTGCAGACTTCATCAAG gCTTTCATCTATGGCTTTGAAGTAGAAGATGCACTAGCCCTCCTCAGATTGGACGATCTATTTGTTGAATCATTTGAGATCAAAGATGTCAAGACACTGAACGGTGACCACTTAGGAAGAGCCATTGGCCGTCTAGCAGGAAAGGCAGGGAGGACAAAATTCACAATTGAAAATGTAACAAAAACCCGAATAGTCCTGGCTGATTCTAAAATCCACATTTTAGGCAGCTACCAGAATATTGCCTTGGCTAGAAGAGCCATTTGTAACCTGATCATGGGGTCGCCTCCTTCAAAAGTTTACGGAAACCTGCGGAATGTTGCCAACAGAGTCGCTGAGAGATTTTAG
- the LOC105385341 gene encoding NADH dehydrogenase [ubiquinone] 1 alpha subcomplex subunit 10, mitochondrial: MATIVRTAFVKIISPSGGKIAACTFIQSRNINGKSLRESLPPRPPKPAPFDYVNKDYGMIRSWFDRTTHRLDENSKVVVVEGPVAAGKTEFARALAADLGMKHFPEATMDYHYIRPNGYDLRKFDDQIPEDTRSYDHVNFNCDPMHRNAGAFQIMMYEARYAQYIDALAHLLNTGEGVVLERSPYSDFVFLEAMYSQKYISKGVRSVYYEIRKNTIEELLRPHLVIYLDRPVDNVQAAIKARGHPHEVSGKALTPEFLTEMERLYKDKYLRDISTHAELLVYDWTGGGEVEVVVEDIERLDFDKYDEREEPKMKDWRLPREMEWADKRMTYTNHKNYLLNLFNVARTDVPELIIGADDAYAKDQVIHSHPEFEYLEGYNQNDSGLMLKNKVPKYTEHL; this comes from the exons ATGGCCACTATAGTGCGTACCGCATTTGTGAAGATCATCAGCCCTTCGGGGGGCAAGATCGCAGCATGCACATTCATCCAAAGCCGGAACATAAACGGCAAGTCCCTCCGAGAGTCCCTGCCGCCCCGGCCCCCGAAGCCAGCGCCCTTCGACTATGTCAACAAGGATTACGGTATGATCCGTAGCTGGTTCGACAGAACGACCCACAGACTCGATGAGAACTCTaaggtggtggtggtggaggGTCCGGTGGCCGCCGGCAAGACGGAGTTCGCGCGCGCGCTCGCCGCTGACCTCGGCATGAAGCACTTCCCTGAGGCTACAATGGACTACCACTACATCCGGCCCAACGGCTATGACCTGCGGAAGTTCGACGATCAGATCCCGGAAGACACAAGGAGCTATGACCATGTCAACTTCAACTGTGACCCTATGCACCGCAATGCTGGCGCATTCCAGATTATGATGTACGAGGCTCGCTATGCGCAGTACATTGATGCTCTGGCTCACCTGTTGAACACCGGTGAGGGGGTTGTGTTGGAGCGGTCTCCGTACTCCGACTTTGTGTTCCTAGAGGCAATGTACTCACAGAAGTACATCAGTAAGGGGGTGCGGTCCGTCTACTACGAGATCAGGAAGAACACTATTGAGGAACTGCTGAGGCCACACCTTGTCATCTACTTGGACAGGCCAGTAGacaat GTCCAAGCAGCGATCAAGGCCCGAGGCCACCCGCACGAGGTGAGCGGCAAGGCGCTGACTCCTGAGTTCCTCACGGAGATGGAGCGTCTCTACAAGGACAAGTACCTGCGGGACATCTCCACGCACGCGGAGCTGCTGGTCTACGACTGGACCGGCGGTGGTGAAGTTGAAGTG GTAGTAGAAGACATAGAGCGTCTCGACTTCGACAAGTACGACGAACGTGAAGAACCCAAGATGAAGGACTGGCGGCTCCCGCGCGAGATGGAGTGGGCGGACAAGCGCATGACGTACACCAACCACAAGAATTACCTGCTCAATCTGTTCAACGTGGCCCGGACTGATGTGCCGGAGCTGATTATTGGAGCCGATGACGCGTATGCTAAGGACCAG GTGATCCACAGCCACCCCGAGTTCGAATACCTGGAGGGGTACAACCAAAACGACTCGGGACTTATGCTGAAGAACAAAGTGCCCAAATATACGGAACATCTGTAA